The Dioscorea cayenensis subsp. rotundata cultivar TDr96_F1 chromosome 19, TDr96_F1_v2_PseudoChromosome.rev07_lg8_w22 25.fasta, whole genome shotgun sequence genome includes a window with the following:
- the LOC120250103 gene encoding vacuolar protein sorting-associated protein 28 homolog 1-like: protein MAAPMEIRLWNDKREREMYDSFADLYAILKTMEKLEKAYVRDLVGSAEYEAECLKLIAQFRTLTASLAGAVPSVDRFVEAYRIDCPAALHRLVTAGVPATVEHRLQSASASGSAASAAVVAECTQHFITAMDTLKLNMVAVDQVHPLLSDLSSSLLRLGGNLLPPDFEGKVKVKEWIARLAKMRAADELTEQQTRQLLFDLESSYNAFMAVLNTT from the exons ATGGCTGCTCCCATGGAGATCCGGCTTTGGAACGACAAGAGGGAACGGGAGATGTATGACAGCTTCGCAGACCTTTACGCGATCCTCAAGACGATGGAGAAGCTGGAGAAAGCGTACGTTCGGGATCTCGTTGGTTCCGCCGAGTACGAGGCCGAGTGCCTCAAGCTTATCGCCCAGTTCCGCACCCTCACCGCGTCCCTCGCCGGCGCTGTCCCCTCTGTAGATCGCTTTGTGGAAGCCTACCGCATTGACTGCCCAGCCGCCCTTCATCGCCTCGTCACAGCCGGCGTGCCCGCCACCGTGGAACATCGCTTGCAATCCGCATCCGCCTCCGGATCCGCAGCTTCCGCCGCCGTGGTTGCTGAGTGCACCCAGCACTTCATCACCGCCATGGACACCCTCAAGCTCAACATGGTCGCCGTGGATCAG GTGCATCCTCTGCTGTCAGACTTGTCGAGCTCCTTGTTGAGGTTGGGAGGCAACCTACTACCTCCCGATTTTGAGGGAAAGGTTAAAGTGAAGGAGTGGATTGCGAGGCTGGCGAAGATGAGAGCTGCAGATGAGCTGACAGAGCAACAGACAAGGCAACTTCTCTTCGACCTCGAGTCTTCATACAATGCCTTCATGGCTGTCCTCAACACCACTTGA